CATTGGGAAACATGATAAGAGGAATAAAAAATATAAAAAGTTATGTGCATTATAAACAAGTTCGGGTGAGTTCTGAAAAAATAAAACAGGCAATAAACCCTGAAGAGAAAGTTGGAATAAAATAGCAGCAAAGATCAAATAGTTTACGTAAAAAATATATGCTTTATCTCTGACCATAAAATAGACAAACAAGTTATATAAACTCATTACACAAACGATTCCAAAAAACATTCCCTGCAAAAGGATATCCAATGATTCGTAGGTATCGAAATGTTTTTCCTCTGCTACCATAAGTGGAACCGATACCGAACTATCTGTTTTAACTCCTACATAATAGGTGACAGTTTCACTCGGTAATAATTCTGTTTCAAAACTAAATCCTCGGTAATCTTTGTCCCGATTCTGAAATGGAAACTTACGACCTTGGATGTTTTGGTTTACTTCACCTGATTCACGTAAGGCGAAAAATTGAACTTGGTCAAGCAAGGGGTATTTGATAAATGTAATGGTTCGTTTGTTATGATTTAAGTCATTACGAAGTACAAAACAAAACCAATATTGTTTTGAAGTATTTCCGAAATTGGGAACTACACCATTGGCAGAGGTAACAAGATTCGATTTGAATAGTGATTGAACTTCTGTTAGGTTTGAAGTTTGGGATTCGGTGGAGGTGAAACTTACATGGTAGGAAAGGTCAGTTGGTTTTCCTTGGTTTGTCGAAATTGGAAACACATTGCTGTTGGGACAAGGACTATCGTCTGCCCAAAGTGCTGTATGAAAGAGACATAACAGAATGAGGGTGAGAGTCTGTTTCATACGGGAAGGTCACTAGTATAAGACGATGACCTTCCTTTGTAAATCTGTTTGTAGGGAAAAAATACGAATTATGCAGTCGCTACTGAGATTCCTGCTAAATTTCGCAGGGCATCGTATGCTTTTTCTTTTTGTTCTACTTTGGTTTTGTTCACCGCTTTTCGAATGATCACATCCCATTGTTTTTCTGGGTGTTCCATTTTCATGTTCTCTAGCAGTTCCAAAATGTTTTCATCATCGGATGCATTGAAAATCTCATCTGTATCGTATCGAAACATTCCAAAAAGGGAATCAATGTAATCACCCACACTCATGGATTCTTTCTCACCAGTTTGGATTTTTTTCTTTTCTGCCTTTCGCAGTTCTCGTTCCCTGCGTTCCAGTTCTGTACGTTTCATCTTTAGGGCCTCTAGCTTGGATGCATTTGGTTCCAAGACCATGTTTTCAAATGGCAGGTGGTCGAACACCAAATTTGTCCAAAAATTGTGTCGATTTTTAGTATAACTTCGAAAGATTGGGGTAGATGGTCTCCATACGATGGATTTCTGGGCTTTTAACCTTAGTACTAACTACCCAATTTTTCTTTTTGGGGAGTGGTTTACTCGGGTATTGTTTGGAATCGAACTCTAAAATTTGTAAATGTAACCACGGATCTAAAAAGGAAAAACATTCCAATTCCGAAGACCAATTGTTCCTCGACAAACAAAGTGTAAACCTCAGTGCCTCGTATGATCCCAATCATTCTCACACTAAGGAATTGGCATTAAAACCAAATTGCCATGATGCCAAAAATGGTGAGGCACACCTTTGTTCTTGTGAAAAAAAGAAAAAAGATGCGATGTCTCTTCGTATGCACCACCAAACAATGGACAGACCAAATTTTACATTTGGACTAATGGTTCCAATTCTGTTTTCTTATCTTGTTTTTGAGTCTCCTTCCACTCTAGAGGATGGAAAATTACCTACCTTACTTCGACCACCACGTAATACCTAGGGAAATCATTTCCACAATTTAATTCCTGTAGTCCAAATTTGGCTACACATGAAGTAAAATATAATATTAGAATATTAGGTATTTATGAAATTATTAAAAACAATTCTCGTTTCTCTCTTTCTTTTTGGTTTTGTATCTTGTAATATGGTCTCAGAACCAAACGATAACCAAACCCTGGCGTTACTCGCGTTATCATTGCCACAGCCTGTAAACTTAAATTTTGAAGCGCTGGCAAATGGACAAACTTTGGTGACAAACGCAGATGTAACTGCTGACAGTCGCGCTGTCCGATTTCGAGATTTTCGATTTTATGTATCGGAAGTAAAAATGGTTCGTGCTGATGGTTCCACGGCAGATGTGACACTTTTAGCGGACAATGTTTGGCAATCAAATGGAGTCACATTGGTTGATTTAGAAACAACGCAAACTACTGAGACCAATTCTAAGGTAACTGGCACTGTCGCAGCAGGAAGTTATACTGGAATAAAATTTACAGTGGGAGTACCTGAATCATTAAACCATTTAGACAGAACAACTCAAATCTCTCCTCTAAATAACGGTGCAATGTACTGGTCATGGACTGGCGGGTATAAACATGCAAAAATCGAGTTTAGTTTGAATACACAATCAAACTGGACAAGTTTACATCTTGGTTCAACAAGTTGCAGCGGAGCACCCAATTATGGGAATTGTGCAAATAAATATAGAGCAAATATTGCATTAAGTGGATTAACAAATCAAAATAACCAAACGGTTTCAATGAGTCTTGATCAATTAATCAAAGATCATGTTCCAGGTGCAACCAATGTCTCCTGTATGCCTGGAGGAGCAGACACTAATTGTCAACCATTGATTCGTTCATTTGGATTAAATGCTACAAGTGGTGCAATGGATAGTTCCATCTCGCAAAGAGTCTTTAGTTTAAAGTAAAAATGATAGAAAGAGTTGGTATGGAATGAATACCAACTCACAATGATTAGGTATCAAATAATGAAGTCTAAATTTTTAATTTTATGTTTTGCAATGAGTGTTTTCTCCCATTGTAATGTATTGCCTTTTCAGAAAAAAGAATCCAACGACAATATGCTTTTGGCGGCCATTGGAATTTTGGCAACTGCCTCGGATTGGGTTTGGGACTTACCACCTGGTTTTCCCGTACCTAATGTACCTTCAGACAACCCGATGTCTCGTGCAAAGGTCGAACTGGGAAGGCATTTGTTTAATGAAAAAATACTTTCAGGTGATGAGAGTATGTCTTGTGGGAGTTGCCATATCCAATCCCTAGCTTTCGCTGATGGAAAGGATTTTCCTACAGGGATTACCAACGTCGCTCATCCTAGAAATTCACAACATTTATCCAATGTTGCCTATATGCCTCGATTGACATGGAGTAACCCACGGATGACGAGTTTAGAAATCCAGGCACGTGCACCTATGTTTGGTGAGTCTCCAATTGAACTTGGACTTTCTTCGAATGTTTTTTTGGATAAACTGAGAGCCAAATCGATTTACCAAACTTTATTTCGGAATGCCTATGGAAATGCAGAGAGTGCTGTGAATGAACAGAACGTACGATTTGCCATCGCGAGTTTCCAAAGGTCATTGATTTCAGGGAATTCAAAGTATGATCAATATGCTTTTCGGAATAATAAATCTGCTTTAAATGCGTCTGAAATCCGAGGGATGAATCTTTTTAATGGAGAAGTGGCAGAGTGTTTCCATTGCCACGGAGGGTTTAACTTTACGGATACTTCCTTTCATGGTGGGGCAAAAGAGGAATTCTTTTACCATAGTAATGGAATCCATGATGATGCCTATTATGCTGGACAACCTAGCAATAAACGAGGGTTATTCGATCTGACGGGAATTGCCTCTGATACGGGAAAATTCCGTGCACCTTCACTTCGTAATATTGGTGTCACTTACCCATACATGCATGATGGAAGTTTTATGTGTGATAATGCAAATAATCCTAATATCACCAGTGGTAAAACCAAAACAGATTGTGCAAGGGATGCTTTGACCAAAGTAGTAGACCATTATCGCAGTGGCGGACAAAACCATACTGCCAAAGATTCCACATTGATTCGTGCTTTTACCATTACCAATTCCCAAAGAGACGATATGGTAAACTTCTTATTAGCACTGACTGATGAAGAGTTTTTGACAAACCCAAGATTTGCGAGTCCATTTTGAAATCACCTAACATGAAAAATCATATGGCCCTGATCTTGTGTTTGGGTCTAGTCTCTCAATGTACATTTGGTTCTGTTGGTGATCGGGAAGAAGAAAAATTAGTCATCCTCCAAAACCTAATTTTTTTCAATAACAACCAAACGATTCCTATTGGAACCAATTTGCGAAGTTATGATGACCAAGCTGACGATAACATCAACCAGTTTAGCTTGACAAGCCCTTCGCCAACATCTTTCAATATTTCAATTCAAAGTAGCACTTACATCAATTGGGAAACGGGTAGCTACCGGATCAACCCACCAAGCCAGATACTAGGGGTTTCAACCACAAGTTCTGAAAGGAGTAACGCTGTTGCCAAAACGCATACACCGTATACGGTTCCCTTGGATTTGCCAGCAGACGATTTGTATGGAAAAACCTATCCATTTCTAAATGCAGGTACCATTTCCAATATCACCCAGTTTAATAGCACAATGGAAACAGGGGCAAGTTTTTTGTTTTCGAATACAAAGGTAACCAATATGCCTCTTGGAGTCGTTGCCCTTGCCAATGTTAGTTGGGAAGAGATTTATATAAGAATGGATATAACTGGGGGGACTACTAAATCAGTTACCATTCTTTTACCCCAAGGCTCTAAAACTATCACACCGAAATGCAAAATCCCCATCAAGAATGGCAGGAGTGGGAATATTGAAATTCTATTTTCCTTGTCATCATTATTTCAAGATAGAACGGTTTCAGGTACTCCTATTCGATTTTTAGAGACACTAAGTGGTAAGGCAGAGAATCCAGTTGTTATTTCTAAGGTTTCCAATGTGGATCTTTACAATATCCTCCAACAGAACCTACAAGCAGAAGACATTGTATTTAGTTTTCCTGGTTGTTTCCCAGGAGTCGAAAGATGAAACAGATTGTCATTGGATTCCTTTTGATTTTTGTAACAGTTGGAAATTTGTTTCCACATCACACGGGTTCGTCGGATAGTCCGAATGCAACTGCAAGGTTTGTCGATCCATTTACTGGGAAACGAGAAAAACCAACCAACTATTTGGTGATGACCCAAGATTATTACCAATCTACACGTGAGAATAGTCACCTGTTCACAACCACTGCGTTTGCGGAGTTGAATTTTTTTGATGGTCGGTTTGCCTTGAATGCATCCGTTCCTTGGAATTATTACCAACAAAGAGGAAGAGAAGATGCAGCAAGGATTGGAAAAACCTATTTAGGTTTTAAATACCAGCCGTTTTTTGATTTGGACAAACCGTACTTTTTTGTGATCGAAGGATCTGTTGGATTTCCAAGTGGTCCTGATACGGATCGGTTCACGGGAGGAAATTATTACACTGGAACTGGATTTATCAAACTAGGATACCTGTATGAAAAATGGTCGTTTGTGACTAAGATTGGTGGAATCAATCCACTTTCGAGACCCCAACCGAGTAATTTACAAGACAACGATGGGATACCGTTTTATTTGCGTAAACCCTCCGCCACTCCACCGGAACCGGAGTATGAATTTAAAAAAACGACGCTTATCTCCGCGTATGTGACGTATTATTTGATGCCTGAGATTTCTCTTTTTTCAGGGATATTGTATCGGAATCCATACAATGGAGTGGATTATTCCAAAGAAAAAGACAAAAACAATCCTTCCTATTTTACAGAAGCAAGTGGTGGGTTTTCTTGGAATTTTTCAGAAAAATACAATATGAGTTTGGCATACCGTTATCCATTACAACGTGATCGAGAGTATAGACTGTACCAGTCTGCATGGACCTTTGCCTTCTCAATGGAGTGGGGAAGCGATTGACATTTCATGCCTTTTTTAAAACGTTCTAAGAAACTGTATAAATCTTAATCGTAAAAGGTAATCTATGAGCAACGTAGAAATCGTACCAGTAGGGGAACTACCTCCTATTGGAGTCGTGCCAAAAAAAATGCACGCGCAGGTCATTCGCCCGGAACGTTACGGCGAACCGAAAACTTCTTTCCAATCAGAAGTCATTGATGTTCCGGAGATCGGTCCGAACGAAGTTCTCGTAGCCACTATGGCTGCTGGGGTAAACTATAACAACGTTTGGGCGGCCTTAGGTTACCCAGTTGATGTCATAGCTGCACGGAATAAAAAAGGGGAACCTGAAAAATTCCACATCGGTGGATCTGATGCGTCTGGTATCGTATACAAAGTTGGTTCTGAAGTTAAAAATGTAAAAGTGGGTGATGAAGTAGTTGTCCATTGTGCGATGTGGGATCCAAAAGATCCATGGGTTCTTTCTGGGAAAGATCCAATGTATGCACCATCACAAATCATTTGGGGATACGAATCAAACTGGGGATCCTTTGCACAATTTTGTAAAGTACAAGACCACCAATGCCTTCCTCGTCCTCAGCACCTAACATGGGAAGCATCCGCTGCATATATGTTAGTTGCCGCAACTGCATACAGAATGTTACACCACTGGAAACCAAATGATGTCAAACCAGGTGATGTAGTACTAATTTGGGGTGGAGCTGGTGGACTTGGTGCCATGGCAATCCAAATTGTAAAAGCAGCTGGTGGAATTCCAATCGCTGTGGTATCCTCAGATGATAAAATTGAGTTCTGTAAAAACTTAGGTGCAACTGGTGTGATCAACCGTAACAAGTTCAAACACTGGGGCGGGCTCACTTCTGATATCAATAAACCAGAAGCATTTGTTGAATGGACCAAACAAGCACGTGAGTTTGGTAAAGCAATTTGGGACATTGCTGGAAAAGGCAAAAACCCTCAAATCGTTTTTGAACACCCAGGTGAAACCACACTTCCCACTTCCGTATTTGTCTGTGAAACAGGTGGTATGGTTGTGATTTGTGCGGGAACTACGGGTTTTAATGCGACAGCTGACCTTCGTTATCTTTGGATGAGACAAAAACGTCTGCAAGGTTCACACTTCGCAAACGACGACAACTGTCGTGACCTCAACCAATTGGTGATTGATAAAAAAGTGGATCCAGTTCTTGCTCAAACGTTTACATTTGATCAAACTGGTGAGTGCCACCAATTGATGCGTGAAAACAAACACCCAGCAGGAAACATGTCGATCCTCGTTGGTGCAAAAACGACAGGTTTGGGAAAGAAGTAATTCTGATCCGAGCTTGTAATTAGAGTAGATGTCCCCGCCCGTATCGAACTGGGTGGGGTTATCCACCCGCCACCCAATGGCTCCTTCTACCACACAACCCCCGTTTTGTGAATCCTAATTCTGAAATTCAAAATTTTCCTTTCAAAAAGTTCATATTTGAACAAAGCAGGTATCTATGTTCCCAAGAATCAATCTCATCACCCTTGGAGTTTCTGACTTAAACAGAGCAGTTCATTTTTATGAAATGGGTCTGGGTTGGAAAAAATCGAAAGAGAGTAACGAAAACGTAGCATTTTTTCAAATTGGCGCTTTGGTTCTTGGTTTGTTTGGGGAAAAGGATTTGGCAAAAGACATTGGAATCCCTTTTCAAAATAGACAAGAGTATTCTGGTTTGACTTTAGCTCAAAATGTAGAAACTGAAGCCGAAGTAGATCGAATCATAAACGAAGTGCGTAAGTTAGGTGCTGCGATTTTGAAAGAACCTCAAAAAGTGTTTTGGGGAGGGTATAGTGCTTATTTCAAAGATTTAGATGGTCACATATTTGAAGTTGCTTACAATCCATTTTTTCCTCTCAATGAAAAGGGAGAAATTGAATTAAGGCAATAACGTCAGTTAGATATTAGTATATTGAAATCAATCAATTCAATCAATTTCGAACCATGATTGAGTGAAAGAA
The sequence above is a segment of the Leptospira levettii genome. Coding sequences within it:
- a CDS encoding LB_289 family protein encodes the protein MKRTELERRERELRKAEKKKIQTGEKESMSVGDYIDSLFGMFRYDTDEIFNASDDENILELLENMKMEHPEKQWDVIIRKAVNKTKVEQKEKAYDALRNLAGISVATA
- a CDS encoding VOC family protein; the protein is MFPRINLITLGVSDLNRAVHFYEMGLGWKKSKESNENVAFFQIGALVLGLFGEKDLAKDIGIPFQNRQEYSGLTLAQNVETEAEVDRIINEVRKLGAAILKEPQKVFWGGYSAYFKDLDGHIFEVAYNPFFPLNEKGEIELRQ
- a CDS encoding MbnH family di-heme enzyme; amino-acid sequence: MKSKFLILCFAMSVFSHCNVLPFQKKESNDNMLLAAIGILATASDWVWDLPPGFPVPNVPSDNPMSRAKVELGRHLFNEKILSGDESMSCGSCHIQSLAFADGKDFPTGITNVAHPRNSQHLSNVAYMPRLTWSNPRMTSLEIQARAPMFGESPIELGLSSNVFLDKLRAKSIYQTLFRNAYGNAESAVNEQNVRFAIASFQRSLISGNSKYDQYAFRNNKSALNASEIRGMNLFNGEVAECFHCHGGFNFTDTSFHGGAKEEFFYHSNGIHDDAYYAGQPSNKRGLFDLTGIASDTGKFRAPSLRNIGVTYPYMHDGSFMCDNANNPNITSGKTKTDCARDALTKVVDHYRSGGQNHTAKDSTLIRAFTITNSQRDDMVNFLLALTDEEFLTNPRFASPF
- the ccrA gene encoding crotonyl-CoA carboxylase/reductase: MSNVEIVPVGELPPIGVVPKKMHAQVIRPERYGEPKTSFQSEVIDVPEIGPNEVLVATMAAGVNYNNVWAALGYPVDVIAARNKKGEPEKFHIGGSDASGIVYKVGSEVKNVKVGDEVVVHCAMWDPKDPWVLSGKDPMYAPSQIIWGYESNWGSFAQFCKVQDHQCLPRPQHLTWEASAAYMLVAATAYRMLHHWKPNDVKPGDVVLIWGGAGGLGAMAIQIVKAAGGIPIAVVSSDDKIEFCKNLGATGVINRNKFKHWGGLTSDINKPEAFVEWTKQAREFGKAIWDIAGKGKNPQIVFEHPGETTLPTSVFVCETGGMVVICAGTTGFNATADLRYLWMRQKRLQGSHFANDDNCRDLNQLVIDKKVDPVLAQTFTFDQTGECHQLMRENKHPAGNMSILVGAKTTGLGKK
- a CDS encoding LIC_11090 family protein, translated to MVSIRWISGLLTLVLTTQFFFLGSGLLGYCLESNSKICKCNHGSKKEKHSNSEDQLFLDKQSVNLSASYDPNHSHTKELALKPNCHDAKNGEAHLCSCEKKKKDAMSLRMHHQTMDRPNFTFGLMVPILFSYLVFESPSTLEDGKLPTLLRPPRNT
- a CDS encoding LIC11086 family outer membrane transporter, giving the protein MKQIVIGFLLIFVTVGNLFPHHTGSSDSPNATARFVDPFTGKREKPTNYLVMTQDYYQSTRENSHLFTTTAFAELNFFDGRFALNASVPWNYYQQRGREDAARIGKTYLGFKYQPFFDLDKPYFFVIEGSVGFPSGPDTDRFTGGNYYTGTGFIKLGYLYEKWSFVTKIGGINPLSRPQPSNLQDNDGIPFYLRKPSATPPEPEYEFKKTTLISAYVTYYLMPEISLFSGILYRNPYNGVDYSKEKDKNNPSYFTEASGGFSWNFSEKYNMSLAYRYPLQRDREYRLYQSAWTFAFSMEWGSD
- a CDS encoding MbnP family copper-binding protein gives rise to the protein MKLLKTILVSLFLFGFVSCNMVSEPNDNQTLALLALSLPQPVNLNFEALANGQTLVTNADVTADSRAVRFRDFRFYVSEVKMVRADGSTADVTLLADNVWQSNGVTLVDLETTQTTETNSKVTGTVAAGSYTGIKFTVGVPESLNHLDRTTQISPLNNGAMYWSWTGGYKHAKIEFSLNTQSNWTSLHLGSTSCSGAPNYGNCANKYRANIALSGLTNQNNQTVSMSLDQLIKDHVPGATNVSCMPGGADTNCQPLIRSFGLNATSGAMDSSISQRVFSLK